From Cetobacterium ceti, the proteins below share one genomic window:
- the rpsG gene encoding 30S ribosomal protein S7, which translates to MSRRRAAIKRDVLPDSRYNDKVVTKVINSIMLDGKKSIAEAVFYGAMDLIKEKTGQDGYEVFKQALENIKPQVEVRSRRIGGATYQVPVEVRSERQQTLAIRWFTLYTRQRKEYGMVEKIAAELMAAANNEGATIKKKEDTYKMAEANRAFAHYKF; encoded by the coding sequence ATGTCAAGAAGAAGAGCGGCAATAAAAAGAGATGTACTACCTGATTCAAGATATAATGATAAGGTTGTAACTAAAGTTATAAATTCAATAATGTTAGATGGAAAGAAATCTATCGCTGAAGCAGTATTCTACGGAGCAATGGATTTAATAAAAGAAAAAACTGGACAAGATGGTTACGAGGTTTTCAAACAAGCTTTAGAAAACATTAAACCACAAGTTGAGGTTAGATCAAGAAGAATCGGAGGAGCTACTTACCAAGTACCGGTAGAAGTTAGATCTGAGAGACAACAAACATTAGCAATAAGATGGTTTACTCTTTATACTAGACAAAGAAAAGAGTATGGAATGGTTGAGAAAATCGCTGCTGAATTAATGGCTGCTGCAAACAACGAAGGAGCAACTATTAAGAAGAAAGAAGATACTTACAAAATGGCAGAGGCTAACAGAGCATTCGCACACTACAAGTTCTAA
- the rpsL gene encoding 30S ribosomal protein S12 — protein MPTLSQLVKKGRQTLEETKKSPALQGNPQRRGVCVRVYTTTPKKPNSALRKVARVKLTNGIEVTSYIPGEGHNLQEHSIVLVRGGRTKDLPGVRYKVIRGALDTAGVAKRKQSRSKYGAKKA, from the coding sequence ATGCCTACTTTAAGTCAATTAGTAAAAAAAGGAAGACAGACTCTAGAAGAGACTAAAAAATCACCAGCATTACAAGGAAACCCACAAAGAAGAGGAGTTTGCGTAAGAGTATATACAACTACTCCAAAGAAACCAAACTCAGCTTTAAGAAAGGTTGCCAGAGTAAAGCTTACTAACGGAATAGAAGTTACAAGCTACATCCCAGGAGAGGGACACAACTTACAAGAACACTCAATCGTTCTAGTAAGAGGAGGAAGAACAAAAGACTTACCAGGAGTAAGATATAAAGTTATCAGAGGAGCTCTAGATACAGCTGGAGTTGCTAAGAGAAAACAATCAAGATCAAAATACGGAGCTAAAAAGGCGTAA
- a CDS encoding ABC-F family ATP-binding cassette domain-containing protein, which translates to MALLHGNNLYKGFSGETLFRNVTFSIDEKDRIGVIGVNGAGKSTLIKMILGLEDNDVDPNTNERGIITKKGNLKVGYLSQDVKLNEENTIFEELMSVYSHLKKDYERIQELNHLIATDLENFDKLMEELAELSSRYEQEEGYAIEYKVKQILIGLSLPEEIWKNKIKDLSGGQRSRVALGRILLEEPELLILDEPTNHLDLLAIEWLERFLKDYSKAFIVISHDRYFLDNIVNRIFEIEGKTLNTYNGNFTEYVIQKEAYLSGAVKSFEKEQDKIKKMEEFVRRYKAGQKCKQARGRQKLLDRMEKMDNPIINKRKIKLKFEIENLSTDRVLTIKNLAKEFDGQKIFHNLDLTIYRGDRVGIIGKNGVGKSTILKIVNGLEKSSDGTFELGGKLKVGYYDQNHQGLHMENTILQEIIYNFPMGEEEARTIAGGFLFTNDDVDKKIKSLSGGEKARVAFMKLILSKPNFLILDEPTNHLDIYSREVLEEALEEYEGTILVVSHDRYFLESIVNNIYEVTENGATLFKGDYEAYIAQKNNVPKEKNTEGALSFEEQKKMRNKISSLEKKYSKLEEKIEKLEEEKSLLEKEYEEAGKINDVSKLMDLQEKIEEKDMEILEALEEWENTSMELDEIKKEL; encoded by the coding sequence AAATGAAAGAGGAATTATAACAAAAAAAGGAAATTTAAAAGTGGGATATCTTTCCCAAGACGTTAAGTTAAATGAGGAAAACACAATATTTGAAGAGTTGATGTCTGTATATAGTCATTTGAAAAAAGATTATGAAAGAATACAGGAGTTAAATCATTTAATAGCAACTGATTTAGAGAATTTTGATAAATTAATGGAAGAACTAGCAGAACTAAGTTCTAGATATGAGCAAGAAGAAGGGTATGCCATAGAATATAAAGTTAAACAAATTTTAATTGGATTAAGTTTACCAGAAGAAATTTGGAAAAATAAAATTAAAGATTTATCAGGTGGACAAAGATCTCGTGTTGCTCTAGGAAGAATTTTACTAGAGGAACCTGAATTACTAATATTGGATGAGCCTACAAATCATTTGGACTTATTAGCAATAGAGTGGTTAGAAAGATTTTTAAAAGATTATTCAAAGGCATTTATAGTAATATCTCACGATAGATATTTTCTAGATAATATAGTAAATAGAATTTTTGAAATAGAGGGTAAAACTTTAAATACATATAATGGAAATTTCACAGAATATGTTATTCAAAAAGAGGCTTACTTATCTGGAGCAGTAAAATCCTTTGAAAAAGAGCAAGATAAAATAAAAAAAATGGAAGAATTTGTTAGACGTTATAAGGCTGGACAAAAGTGTAAACAGGCAAGAGGAAGACAAAAGCTTTTAGATCGTATGGAAAAAATGGATAATCCAATAATAAATAAAAGAAAGATAAAGTTGAAATTTGAAATAGAAAATTTAAGTACAGATAGAGTTTTAACTATAAAAAATCTTGCTAAAGAATTTGATGGACAAAAGATATTTCATAATCTAGATTTAACTATATACCGTGGAGATAGAGTTGGTATTATAGGAAAGAATGGAGTTGGAAAATCAACGATTTTAAAAATTGTAAATGGATTAGAGAAATCAAGTGATGGAACCTTTGAATTAGGTGGTAAATTAAAAGTAGGTTATTATGATCAAAATCATCAAGGGCTTCACATGGAAAATACTATTTTACAAGAGATAATTTATAATTTCCCAATGGGAGAAGAGGAAGCAAGAACCATAGCAGGAGGATTTCTTTTTACCAATGATGATGTGGATAAAAAAATCAAATCTCTGTCTGGAGGAGAAAAAGCTAGGGTTGCCTTTATGAAATTAATCCTTAGTAAACCTAATTTCTTAATATTAGATGAACCTACAAACCATTTAGATATTTATTCTAGGGAAGTTTTAGAAGAAGCTTTAGAGGAATACGAAGGAACAATTTTAGTTGTATCTCATGATAGATATTTCCTTGAGAGCATAGTAAATAATATTTATGAAGTGACAGAAAATGGAGCTACTTTATTTAAAGGAGATTATGAAGCTTATATAGCTCAAAAAAATAATGTTCCTAAGGAGAAAAATACAGAGGGAGCTCTATCTTTTGAAGAACAGAAAAAAATGAGAAATAAAATATCCTCTCTTGAAAAAAAATATTCTAAATTAGAAGAGAAAATAGAAAAATTAGAAGAAGAAAAATCTCTTTTAGAAAAGGAATATGAAGAGGCTGGAAAAATTAATGATGTTTCTAAATTAATGGACCTTCAAGAAAAGATTGAAGAAAAAGATATGGAAATATTAGAGGCTTTAGAAGAGTGGGAAAATACCTCTATGGAATTAGATGAAATAAAAAAAGAGTTGTAA